A region from the Rosa rugosa chromosome 6, drRosRugo1.1, whole genome shotgun sequence genome encodes:
- the LOC133718044 gene encoding nucleoside diphosphate kinase 1, translating into MEQTFIMIKPDGVQRGLIGEIISRFEKKGFSLKGLKFITVDRPFAEKHYADLSAKPFFSGLVDYIVSGPVVAMIWEGKNVVSTGRKIIGATNPAESAPGTIRGDFAVEIGRNIIHGSDAVESARKEIALWFPEGPVHWQSSVSHWIYE; encoded by the exons ATGGAGCAGACTTTCATCATGATCAAGCCTGATGGTGTTCAGAGGGGCCTG ATTGGTGAGATTATCAGCAGGTTTGAGAAGAAGGGTTTCTCTTTGAAAG GCTTGAAGTTCATCACTGTGGATCGTCCTTTTGCTGAGAAGCACTATGCAGACTTGTCTGCAAAGCCCTTTTTCAGTGGATTGGTTGATTATATTGTTTCTGGTCCTGTTGTTGCTATGATCTGGGAGGGTAAGAATGTTGTGTCAACTGGCCGAAAGATTATTGGAGCCACAAACCCTGCAGAGTCTGCCCCTGGAACCATCCGTGGTGATTTTGCTGTTGAGATTGGCAGGAATATCATTCATGGAAGTGACGCAGTTGAGAGTGCAAGGAAAGAGATTGCACTGTGGTTCCCTGAAGGCCCTGTTCACTGGCAGAGCAGTGTTAGCCACTGGATCTATGAGTAG